A single window of Senegalia massiliensis DNA harbors:
- a CDS encoding aminotransferase class I/II-fold pyridoxal phosphate-dependent enzyme: MNEFTINLLCKQKGINDKVIKKITEAEEKLKDRFQEIENNSEYNQIKVLDAMREERLDATNFNWTTGYGYGDIGRDKVESIYKRVFSTEDALVRPTIVSGTHALYLTLSALLSSGDKLISAAGSPYETLLKVIGVKGSEPGTLLEKGIKYKEVKLKPDNTIDTSSLINSITSNTKVILIQRSTGYSFRRALSIAEIKEVIKKIKLVREDIICMIDNCYGEFVDVYEPTYVGADIMAGSLIKNPGGGLALTGGYIVGKKDLVKRISNRLTAPGIGKDCGLTFGTTRSTLQGLFLAPMIVKESLKSALLFAQVFKDLGYEITPKVEDNRGDIIQAIKMKSKEKVIEFCKSIQSSSPVDSHVIPEPWGMPGYDDPVIMASGAFIEGSSIELSADAPIREPYIVYFQGGLNYYHSKYALIEILSKFYNKKFL, from the coding sequence GTGAATGAATTTACAATAAACTTATTATGTAAACAAAAAGGCATTAATGATAAAGTAATTAAAAAAATTACGGAAGCAGAAGAGAAACTAAAAGATAGATTTCAAGAAATTGAGAATAATAGTGAATATAATCAAATTAAGGTATTAGATGCAATGAGAGAAGAGAGATTAGATGCAACAAATTTTAATTGGACTACTGGTTATGGTTATGGTGATATAGGGAGAGATAAAGTAGAATCTATTTATAAGAGAGTATTCTCTACAGAAGATGCTTTAGTTAGACCTACTATAGTTTCAGGGACTCATGCTCTATATTTAACATTATCAGCATTATTATCATCAGGAGATAAATTAATCTCAGCAGCAGGTAGCCCTTATGAAACTTTATTAAAGGTTATTGGAGTAAAGGGAAGTGAACCTGGAACATTATTAGAAAAAGGTATTAAATATAAAGAAGTTAAATTAAAACCAGACAATACAATAGATACATCATCTTTAATCAATAGTATAACATCTAATACTAAAGTTATATTAATTCAAAGATCTACTGGATATAGCTTTAGAAGGGCATTATCTATAGCGGAAATAAAAGAAGTAATAAAAAAAATAAAACTAGTTAGAGAAGATATTATTTGCATGATAGATAACTGTTATGGTGAATTTGTGGATGTATATGAACCGACATATGTTGGAGCAGATATAATGGCAGGATCTTTAATTAAAAATCCTGGTGGTGGATTGGCATTGACTGGTGGTTATATAGTAGGTAAAAAAGATCTAGTTAAAAGAATTTCCAATAGACTTACAGCTCCAGGAATTGGTAAGGATTGCGGTCTTACTTTTGGAACTACAAGAAGTACTTTACAAGGGTTATTTTTAGCACCTATGATTGTAAAAGAATCTTTAAAAAGTGCATTGCTTTTTGCACAAGTTTTTAAAGATTTAGGGTATGAAATAACACCTAAAGTAGAAGATAATAGGGGGGATATAATACAAGCTATAAAAATGAAAAGTAAAGAAAAAGTTATTGAATTTTGCAAATCTATTCAATCTTCTTCACCTGTTGACTCTCATGTGATTCCAGAACCATGGGGGATGCCTGGATATGATGATCCAGTAATTATGGCATCTGGAGCTTTTATAGAAGGTTCTTCAATAGAATTAAGTGCAGATGCTCCTATAAGGGAACCTTACATAGTTTATTTCCAAGGGGGGCTAAATTATTACCATAGCAAATATGCATTGATTGAAATTTTATCTAAATTTTATAATAAGAAATTTTTATAA
- the rny gene encoding ribonuclease Y → MLEGIIPVIIAIITLIIGVFIGIYIRKVIAEGKIRTAEEEAKKIIEEGLKTAETAKKEYLIEAKEEVHKMRSEIEKDNRERRNEIQRHEKRLVNKEEILDKKSDSLEKKEEYFNRKLKNVEQKEKEINQIHENQISELERLSGLTSDQAKELLLSDIRKEINHEAAIMIKDIENKAKQEAEKKSREILSYAIQKCAADHVAETTVSVVTLPNDDMKGRIIGREGRNIRTLETLTGIDLIIDDTPEAVILSGFDPIRREIARIALEKLISDGRIHPARIEEMVEKAKKEVDNHIKEVGEQATFDTGIHGLHPEILRLLGRLKYRTSYGQNVLKHSIEVSHLAGIMAAEIGADVRVAKRAGLLHDIGKAVDHEVEGPHVAIGVDILKRFKENKDVIHAVEAHHDDVEASSVEAILIQAADAISAARPGARRETLESYIKRLEKLEEISNSFEGVEKSFAIQAGREVRIIVDSNLVSDLDIVHIARDIVKRVESELDYPGQIKVNVIRESRAIDYAK, encoded by the coding sequence ATTTTAGAAGGGATAATCCCAGTAATTATAGCTATTATTACACTTATCATTGGTGTTTTTATTGGTATATATATACGAAAAGTAATTGCTGAAGGAAAAATTAGAACTGCTGAAGAAGAAGCAAAGAAAATAATTGAAGAAGGTTTAAAAACAGCTGAAACAGCTAAAAAAGAATATCTTATTGAAGCAAAAGAAGAAGTTCATAAAATGAGAAGTGAAATAGAAAAGGATAATAGAGAAAGAAGAAATGAAATTCAGAGACATGAAAAAAGATTAGTTAATAAAGAAGAAATTTTAGATAAAAAAAGTGATTCATTAGAAAAGAAAGAAGAATACTTTAATAGAAAACTAAAAAATGTAGAACAAAAAGAAAAAGAAATTAATCAAATTCATGAAAATCAAATATCTGAATTAGAACGATTATCAGGTTTGACATCTGACCAAGCTAAAGAACTACTTTTAAGTGATATTAGAAAAGAGATAAATCACGAAGCAGCAATAATGATAAAAGATATTGAAAATAAAGCTAAACAAGAAGCAGAGAAAAAATCCAGAGAAATTTTATCGTATGCAATTCAAAAATGTGCTGCAGATCATGTAGCTGAAACGACAGTGTCTGTGGTAACTTTACCTAATGATGATATGAAAGGTAGAATTATAGGAAGAGAAGGACGAAATATAAGAACCTTAGAGACGCTTACTGGAATAGATCTTATAATAGATGATACACCAGAAGCTGTAATACTATCAGGTTTTGACCCTATAAGAAGAGAAATTGCTAGAATAGCATTAGAAAAATTAATATCAGATGGTAGAATACATCCTGCTAGAATAGAAGAAATGGTTGAAAAAGCAAAAAAAGAAGTTGACAATCATATTAAAGAGGTAGGAGAACAAGCTACTTTTGATACTGGAATACATGGTCTTCATCCTGAAATACTTAGGTTACTAGGTAGACTTAAATATAGAACAAGTTATGGTCAAAACGTCTTAAAACATTCTATAGAAGTATCTCACTTAGCCGGTATAATGGCTGCGGAAATTGGAGCAGATGTAAGAGTTGCTAAAAGAGCAGGATTACTTCATGATATTGGAAAAGCTGTTGATCATGAAGTAGAAGGGCCGCATGTAGCTATAGGAGTAGACATCCTTAAAAGATTTAAGGAAAACAAAGATGTTATTCATGCTGTTGAAGCACATCATGATGATGTAGAAGCATCTAGTGTGGAAGCGATATTAATTCAAGCTGCTGATGCTATATCTGCTGCTAGACCTGGAGCTAGAAGAGAAACTTTAGAATCTTATATAAAAAGATTAGAAAAACTAGAAGAAATATCAAACTCATTTGAAGGCGTAGAAAAATCATTTGCCATTCAAGCTGGTAGAGAAGTAAGGATAATTGTAGATTCTAATTTAGTTAGTGATTTAGATATAGTTCATATAGCTCGTGATATAGTAAAAAGAGTTGAAAGTGAATTAGACTATCCAGGACAAATTAAAGTAAATGTAATAAGAGAATCAAGAGCAATAGATTATGCTAAATAA
- the lexA gene encoding transcriptional repressor LexA, whose protein sequence is MYEELTSKQSNILKFIKKEILQKGYPPSVREICKAVGLKSTSTVHGHLSRLEKKGYIRRDATKPRAIEILDSNNENIFSRKEIAEVPIIGKVTAGLPILATENIEDTFPLPVDIVNNDTVFMLSVSGESMKDAGILDGDYVLVKQQNTAENGDMIVALIDDEATVKRYFVEKDHIRLQPENASMEPIIVTDIKILGKIKGVFRTID, encoded by the coding sequence ATGTATGAAGAGTTAACGTCAAAGCAAAGTAATATACTTAAATTTATAAAAAAAGAAATTTTACAAAAGGGTTATCCCCCTTCAGTTAGAGAAATATGTAAAGCAGTAGGATTAAAGTCAACATCAACTGTACATGGGCATTTATCTAGATTAGAAAAAAAGGGCTATATAAGAAGAGATGCTACAAAACCTAGAGCAATTGAAATTTTAGACAGCAATAATGAAAATATTTTTAGTAGAAAAGAGATCGCAGAGGTTCCCATTATAGGAAAAGTTACAGCAGGTTTACCAATACTAGCAACAGAAAACATTGAAGATACCTTTCCTTTACCTGTTGATATCGTAAACAATGATACTGTTTTTATGCTTTCTGTAAGTGGTGAAAGTATGAAAGATGCAGGGATTTTAGACGGTGATTATGTTTTAGTTAAACAACAAAACACTGCTGAAAATGGAGACATGATAGTTGCATTAATAGATGATGAAGCTACTGTTAAAAGATATTTTGTAGAAAAAGATCATATAAGACTTCAACCAGAAAACGCCTCTATGGAACCAATTATAGTAACTGATATTAAAATTTTAGGAAAAATAAAAGGTGTATTTAGAACAATAGATTAA
- the hfq gene encoding RNA chaperone Hfq — protein sequence MMKSNINLQDIFLNKLRRAEIPVTIYLMNGFQLKGLVRGFDNYTISLENEGNQNMIYKHAISTMIPAKNIDLTEK from the coding sequence ATAATGAAAAGCAATATTAATTTACAGGATATATTTTTAAATAAGTTGAGAAGAGCAGAAATTCCTGTTACTATATATTTAATGAATGGCTTTCAGTTGAAAGGATTAGTAAGAGGTTTTGATAATTATACTATTTCATTAGAAAATGAAGGGAATCAAAATATGATTTACAAGCATGCAATATCTACTATGATTCCTGCTAAAAATATAGATTTAACAGAAAAATAA
- a CDS encoding AAA family ATPase: protein MKYITNIEINNFQSHKNTNINLENGLNVIVGPSDQGKTAIIRAIKWALYNEPLGTFFIRHKEKEASVTLTFNTGEKIKRLRSDTKNIYVYIDSKNNRDVYEGFGHSVPIDIKEKINIKKIYLNDKESNAINIGEQLEGPFLISEKNSTRANAIGRLVGVHVVDKAVKNTMKDARNLTIKRKSLKEDIEILEQKLNKYSYLDELESNLIKLETLKDIIQYKKSLLDNLKDINDKYKKYNELITEYKSILSNLNDLDKLENILNELNKYIFNFKILFKLKEKNKNINMDIFKNKSILNNLQYINISMDLLNNLDMKIIKYNKLLNLNRKYNLLIDSINKSQVLIIKFQDIDYLFSLSEDIKLINNRLTLLNNLKTSYNKVVNSINKGETYTNKFNNIELVNSIYEKIDEKQKEFSSMQTISKKINKLNIEKRNASLEIKNETHKINILLDKYKTLLKHIEKCPLCFNSITNEDLNKIIENLS from the coding sequence ATGAAATATATAACTAATATAGAAATAAATAATTTTCAATCCCATAAAAATACTAATATTAATCTTGAAAATGGTTTAAATGTAATAGTAGGTCCATCTGATCAAGGTAAAACAGCAATAATAAGAGCTATAAAATGGGCGTTATATAATGAGCCTCTTGGAACTTTTTTTATAAGACATAAGGAAAAAGAAGCATCTGTGACATTAACATTTAACACTGGTGAGAAAATTAAACGTCTTAGATCAGATACTAAAAATATATATGTATATATAGATTCTAAAAACAATCGGGACGTTTATGAAGGCTTTGGACATAGTGTACCTATTGATATAAAAGAAAAAATAAATATAAAGAAGATATATTTAAATGATAAAGAATCAAACGCTATAAATATAGGAGAACAATTAGAAGGACCCTTTTTAATATCTGAAAAAAACTCTACAAGAGCAAATGCTATTGGAAGATTAGTAGGAGTTCATGTAGTAGATAAAGCAGTAAAAAACACTATGAAAGACGCTAGAAATTTAACTATAAAACGTAAATCTTTAAAAGAGGATATAGAAATATTAGAACAAAAACTAAATAAATATTCTTATTTAGACGAGTTAGAAAGTAATTTAATTAAATTAGAAACTTTAAAGGATATAATTCAGTATAAGAAAAGTCTATTAGACAATTTAAAAGATATAAATGATAAATACAAAAAATACAATGAATTAATAACTGAATATAAAAGTATATTATCCAATTTAAATGATTTAGATAAATTAGAAAATATATTAAATGAACTCAATAAATATATTTTTAATTTTAAAATCCTTTTCAAATTAAAAGAAAAAAATAAAAATATTAATATGGACATATTTAAAAACAAATCCATATTAAACAATTTACAATACATAAATATATCTATGGACTTATTAAATAATTTAGATATGAAAATAATTAAGTATAATAAGCTACTAAATTTAAATAGAAAATATAACTTATTAATAGATAGTATAAATAAATCACAAGTTTTAATAATAAAATTTCAAGATATAGATTATTTATTTAGTTTATCTGAAGACATTAAATTAATAAATAATCGTTTAACATTATTAAATAATTTAAAAACATCATATAATAAAGTAGTTAATAGTATTAATAAAGGGGAAACGTATACTAATAAATTTAATAATATAGAATTAGTAAATAGTATATATGAAAAAATAGATGAAAAACAAAAAGAATTTTCATCTATGCAAACTATCTCAAAAAAAATAAATAAGTTAAATATAGAAAAAAGAAATGCTAGTTTAGAAATCAAAAATGAAACACATAAAATAAATATATTATTAGATAAATATAAAACTTTACTTAAACACATTGAAAAATGTCCACTTTGTTTTAATTCAATTACAAATGAAGATTTAAATAAAATAATTGAAAATTTATCTTAA
- the miaA gene encoding tRNA (adenosine(37)-N6)-dimethylallyltransferase MiaA, translating to MKRDLILLIGPTASGKTSVSIKLAKEINAEIISADSMQIYKYMNIGTAKINKCEMDLINHYMIDEVYPDQEYSVSDFKDNAYSYIDDIYSKDKLPLVVGGTGLYINSLVYDLDFTNAISNQELRDKYYALADKYGNKYIHNLLKEVDEKSYNRIHENDTKRIVRALEIYYETGKPMSEGYNNFRKPNPDFNLIILGLYMDREKLYERINLRVDMMIKEGLVDEVKDLLDKGYEKSLVSMQGLGYKEIIGYLEGSYSLEKAIELLKRDTRRFAKRQLTWFRRDDRIIWFNKGDFEKEEGLVEKMTSIINDKLGGE from the coding sequence ATGAAGAGAGATTTAATACTTTTAATTGGCCCTACAGCTTCTGGAAAAACTTCAGTATCTATTAAATTAGCTAAAGAAATAAATGCAGAAATAATATCAGCAGATTCTATGCAAATATATAAATACATGAATATTGGCACTGCCAAAATTAATAAATGTGAAATGGATTTAATTAATCATTACATGATAGATGAGGTATATCCTGATCAAGAATATAGTGTATCTGATTTTAAGGATAATGCTTACTCTTATATTGATGATATTTATAGTAAAGATAAATTGCCTCTTGTGGTTGGAGGTACTGGTTTGTATATAAATTCATTAGTCTATGATTTAGATTTTACAAATGCCATTTCAAATCAAGAGCTAAGAGATAAATATTATGCTTTAGCTGATAAATATGGAAATAAATATATTCATAATCTACTTAAAGAAGTAGATGAAAAATCATATAATAGAATTCATGAAAATGATACTAAAAGAATTGTTAGAGCTCTTGAAATTTATTATGAAACAGGTAAACCTATGAGTGAAGGCTATAATAATTTTAGAAAACCTAATCCTGATTTCAATTTAATAATTTTAGGATTATATATGGATAGAGAAAAACTTTATGAAAGAATAAATTTAAGAGTTGATATGATGATAAAAGAAGGGCTTGTAGATGAAGTCAAAGATTTATTAGATAAAGGATATGAAAAATCTTTAGTATCTATGCAAGGATTAGGGTATAAAGAAATTATAGGTTATCTAGAGGGAAGTTACAGCTTAGAAAAAGCTATAGAGCTATTAAAAAGAGATACCAGAAGATTTGCAAAAAGACAACTTACTTGGTTTAGAAGGGATGATAGAATTATATGGTTTAATAAGGGGGATTTTGAAAAGGAAGAAGGCTTAGTCGAAAAAATGACTTCTATAATAAACGATAAATTAGGGGGTGAATAA
- a CDS encoding tyrosine recombinase XerC, producing MDDIPIILEDFLNYLDTIKGKSQNTIKEYYYDLRTFLRFIKRRYKLVNKDIPFNDIEIEDLDIDIIKKINLQDLFAFLSFINKNRDNSTNTRARKIASIRSFFKYLHNIVELIDTNPTLNLETPKLTKRHPSYLTLDESLTLINSIQGEFKVRDYAIIMIFLNCGLRLSELVSIDIDRIKDDTLTVIGKGDKERTIYLNESTLEAIKQYLKIRPTKNIKDKKALFLSKRKNRLSVRAVQHLVKKHLNNAGLDPDKLSTHKLRHTAATLMYKHGNVDIRALQQILGHSSVSTTQIYTHLDDEKLRQAVKSNPLSKNTKKN from the coding sequence ATGGATGATATACCAATTATATTAGAAGATTTCTTGAATTACTTAGATACCATCAAAGGAAAATCACAAAATACAATTAAAGAATATTATTATGACTTAAGGACATTTTTAAGATTCATAAAAAGAAGATATAAATTAGTTAACAAAGATATTCCATTTAATGATATAGAGATTGAAGATTTAGATATAGATATAATAAAAAAAATAAACTTACAAGACTTATTCGCCTTTCTTTCTTTTATAAATAAAAATAGAGATAATTCAACAAATACCCGTGCTAGAAAAATTGCTAGCATAAGATCATTTTTTAAATATTTACATAATATAGTAGAATTAATAGATACAAACCCTACCCTTAACTTAGAAACACCAAAACTAACAAAAAGACACCCATCATACCTTACTCTAGATGAATCCCTCACACTAATAAATAGTATTCAAGGCGAATTCAAAGTTAGAGATTATGCAATAATAATGATATTCTTAAATTGTGGTCTTAGACTATCTGAATTAGTTAGTATTGATATTGATAGAATAAAAGATGATACTCTTACAGTTATAGGAAAAGGCGATAAAGAAAGAACCATATATCTAAACGAAAGTACTTTAGAAGCAATAAAACAATATTTAAAAATAAGACCTACAAAAAATATTAAAGATAAAAAAGCTTTATTTTTAAGCAAAAGAAAAAACAGGTTAAGTGTTAGAGCTGTACAACATTTAGTAAAAAAACATTTAAACAATGCAGGTTTAGATCCTGATAAACTTTCAACTCACAAACTAAGACATACCGCAGCTACTCTTATGTATAAACATGGAAATGTAGATATAAGAGCTTTACAACAAATACTTGGTCACTCTAGTGTTTCAACTACACAAATATATACTCACTTAGACGATGAAAAACTCAGACAAGCTGTAAAAAGTAATCCTTTATCTAAAAATACCAAGAAAAATTAA
- a CDS encoding PHP domain-containing protein, with amino-acid sequence MKKADLHIHTTKSDGKLTPSQVVDEAIKNDINIIAITDHDTITGIDEAIERSKFYTNIKVVPGIEFSTIYKDKEIHLLGYFINYKYHKLVDLTNKIKQHRFERAKKIVEKLNDLNINITMDEVVKESQGKNIGRPHIARILIKKGYINHISEAFDKYIGKNKKAFVERYKLSLKDAIDIIHECNGVAVLAHPILLKIPIKELLDDFNIDGIEVYHSKQTKRDSKMYLKIADNYNLFITGGSDFHHLDNDDNIIIGSSSIDINDIKEILSKYNY; translated from the coding sequence ATGAAAAAAGCAGACTTACATATTCATACTACTAAATCAGATGGCAAATTAACACCAAGTCAAGTAGTTGATGAGGCTATAAAAAATGATATTAATATAATAGCTATAACTGATCATGATACAATAACAGGTATAGATGAAGCAATTGAGAGAAGCAAATTTTATACTAATATTAAAGTTGTTCCAGGAATAGAATTCAGTACTATATATAAAGATAAAGAAATTCATTTATTAGGCTATTTTATTAATTATAAATATCATAAACTAGTAGATTTAACAAATAAAATAAAACAACATAGGTTTGAAAGAGCAAAGAAAATAGTAGAAAAATTAAATGATTTAAATATTAATATTACTATGGATGAAGTAGTGAAGGAATCTCAAGGAAAAAACATTGGTCGACCTCATATTGCGAGGATTCTGATTAAAAAAGGTTATATAAATCATATATCAGAAGCCTTTGATAAATATATTGGTAAAAATAAAAAAGCTTTTGTAGAGAGATATAAACTAAGTCTAAAAGATGCAATAGATATTATTCATGAGTGTAATGGTGTAGCAGTTTTGGCACATCCTATATTATTAAAAATTCCTATAAAAGAATTATTAGATGATTTTAATATAGATGGTATAGAAGTATATCATTCAAAGCAAACAAAACGTGATTCTAAAATGTATTTAAAAATTGCTGATAACTATAATTTATTCATTACAGGTGGCTCTGATTTCCATCACCTTGATAATGATGATAACATTATTATTGGTAGTAGTTCTATAGATATAAATGATATTAAAGAAATATTAAGTAAATATAATTATTAA
- a CDS encoding pyridoxal phosphate-dependent aminotransferase → MNLKLSEKISSISPSVTLEITAKAKQMKSEGIDVIGFGAGEPDFKTPENIRKAGIEAIKEGKTGYTAASGLKELKDAICYKLERDNNLSYSAENIIISDGAKHSLFNALSSILNPGDEVIIPVPYWVSYPELVKLADGTPVEVNTPEENDFKYDIDMLNKALTNKTKALILNSPSNPTGTIYSKDELEQISKWAIKNNIFIISDEIYEKLVYDNNTHISIAQLNEDIKKQTIVINGMSKAYAMTGWRIGYAAAHKHIIKLMSNLQSHSTSNPPSMSQYASIEALRGDEKAIHEMKKHFTNRRNYMVEKINSIKYLSCKSPKGAFYVMANISKLKGKTIKGKKIDSSIQLANMLLDEAHVAVVPGLAFGNDDYIRLSYATYLDNIKEGLDRIEKYIK, encoded by the coding sequence ATGAATTTAAAATTATCAGAAAAAATATCTAGTATTTCACCATCAGTTACATTAGAAATAACAGCAAAAGCAAAACAAATGAAATCAGAAGGTATTGATGTAATTGGCTTTGGAGCAGGAGAACCAGATTTTAAAACTCCAGAAAATATTAGAAAAGCTGGGATAGAGGCAATAAAAGAAGGAAAGACAGGTTATACTGCAGCATCAGGACTAAAGGAACTTAAAGATGCTATATGCTATAAGCTTGAAAGAGATAATAATTTAAGTTATAGTGCTGAAAATATAATAATATCCGACGGAGCTAAACATTCGCTTTTTAATGCTCTTTCATCTATACTAAATCCAGGTGATGAAGTTATAATTCCTGTTCCTTATTGGGTAAGTTACCCTGAATTAGTAAAATTAGCTGATGGGACACCTGTAGAAGTAAATACTCCAGAAGAAAATGATTTTAAATATGATATCGATATGTTAAATAAGGCATTAACAAATAAAACAAAAGCATTGATCTTAAATAGTCCAAGCAATCCTACTGGTACAATTTATTCTAAAGATGAATTAGAACAAATTTCAAAATGGGCAATTAAAAATAATATATTTATAATTTCTGATGAAATATATGAAAAGTTAGTTTATGATAATAACACTCATATAAGTATAGCTCAATTAAATGAAGACATAAAAAAACAAACGATTGTTATAAACGGTATGTCTAAAGCTTATGCTATGACTGGTTGGAGAATTGGATATGCAGCAGCTCATAAACATATTATCAAATTAATGAGTAATTTACAAAGTCATTCAACTTCAAATCCTCCTTCTATGAGTCAATATGCAAGTATAGAAGCTCTAAGAGGAGATGAAAAAGCTATACATGAAATGAAGAAACACTTTACCAATAGAAGAAATTATATGGTTGAAAAAATTAATTCAATTAAATATCTAAGTTGTAAAAGTCCAAAAGGTGCTTTTTATGTAATGGCAAACATATCTAAATTAAAGGGAAAGACAATAAAGGGTAAAAAGATAGATAGTTCTATACAATTAGCAAATATGTTATTAGATGAGGCTCATGTAGCAGTAGTTCCTGGATTAGCTTTTGGAAATGACGATTATATAAGACTTTCTTATGCAACTTATCTTGATAATATAAAAGAAGGTCTAGATAGAATAGAAAAATATATAAAATAA
- a CDS encoding LysM peptidoglycan-binding domain-containing protein, with product MYNKRLVIVNKFRFVTFLLVLILLFALLLNNLLSVVVASNTDSEYKQIHVKEGDTIWDIAKLNNPEGDDVREVVYKIKKINNISNEWIEAGDILKIPRN from the coding sequence ATGTATAATAAAAGATTGGTAATAGTAAATAAGTTTAGATTTGTAACATTTTTATTAGTATTAATTTTATTATTTGCTTTATTATTAAATAACTTATTAAGTGTAGTAGTTGCTAGTAATACAGATTCTGAATACAAACAAATACATGTAAAAGAAGGGGATACTATATGGGATATAGCTAAATTGAATAACCCCGAAGGTGATGATGTGAGGGAAGTGGTTTATAAAATAAAAAAAATAAATAATATAAGTAATGAATGGATAGAAGCTGGAGATATTCTAAAAATACCAAGAAATTAA
- a CDS encoding ATPase: MLSMIELDNNIKKIRDVYSSEKGKKDAIEQEILDKTNKISTLDNDIDVLEKTNILLQRTSEYAREQSKYQIENLVTNCLQYIFDENMEFKIEINEAYGKPNAEFYVITNGVETIKTKPEDSRGGGIIDIISLALRISFLQIHNPKVFGPLILDEPAKHVSEEFIFNVSEFLKQISEMFNRQIIMVTHNNHLASIADLAYRVELHGITSVVEKVEN; this comes from the coding sequence ATGTTATCTATGATAGAGCTTGATAATAATATAAAAAAAATAAGAGATGTTTATTCTTCTGAAAAAGGAAAAAAAGATGCAATAGAACAAGAAATACTAGATAAAACAAATAAAATAAGTACACTAGATAATGATATAGATGTATTAGAAAAAACTAATATATTGCTACAAAGAACTAGTGAATATGCTCGTGAACAATCTAAATATCAAATAGAAAATTTAGTAACTAATTGTTTACAGTATATTTTTGATGAAAATATGGAATTTAAAATAGAAATTAATGAAGCTTATGGTAAACCTAATGCAGAATTTTATGTTATAACAAATGGAGTAGAAACCATAAAAACTAAACCAGAAGATTCAAGAGGCGGTGGGATAATAGATATAATTTCTCTCGCTTTGAGAATCTCTTTTTTACAAATTCATAATCCTAAAGTATTTGGGCCTTTAATATTAGATGAGCCTGCAAAACATGTTAGCGAGGAATTTATTTTTAATGTTTCAGAATTCTTAAAGCAGATATCTGAAATGTTTAATAGACAAATCATAATGGTAACTCATAATAATCACTTAGCATCTATAGCTGATTTAGCCTATAGAGTAGAGTTACATGGGATTACAAGTGTTGTAGAAAAAGTAGAGAATTAA
- a CDS encoding PadR family transcriptional regulator: MTKTRNRQFPSKLSTTQFVKLYILHLLNEKSYYGNEIIDEIKRRLKNNWEPSPGMIYPLLRDLEEKNQISGWWEEPDKRSIRHYKLTDEGYKHYNKIKLLYKDSLIDSLTIIESALSDIYNES; this comes from the coding sequence ATGACAAAAACAAGAAATAGACAATTTCCTTCTAAGTTAAGTACTACACAATTTGTGAAATTATATATACTTCATTTACTTAATGAAAAAAGTTATTATGGAAATGAAATAATTGATGAAATTAAAAGACGTTTAAAAAATAATTGGGAACCTTCTCCAGGAATGATTTATCCACTCTTAAGAGATCTAGAAGAGAAAAATCAAATAAGTGGATGGTGGGAAGAACCTGACAAACGTTCAATAAGACACTACAAATTGACTGATGAAGGATATAAACACTATAATAAAATAAAATTATTATATAAGGATAGTTTGATAGATTCTTTGACGATTATAGAGTCAGCATTAAGCGATATTTATAATGAAAGTTAA